A DNA window from Kitasatospora atroaurantiaca contains the following coding sequences:
- a CDS encoding sensor histidine kinase, protein MPSLNELVRRHTTLTGADVEWLHMLVSEWQLLSDLSFADLVLWIPTWDGIRYVSVAQMRPNTGPTSYQDDMVGHLVPRGRRPLLDAAFDEGRIVREGDPEWREEVPVRVESIPVRREGRVLGVIARNTNLLTVRTPSRLELTYLQSASDLAQMIAAGSFPYHGVEQTDMDAAPRVGDGLIRLDADGIVTYASPNALSAYHRLGLTTDLVGSHLGRTTAELAPPSRGAVHEALVKLASGWAPRQTEVEAQGGVVTLRAIPLKPKGVLTGSLVLARDVTELRRRDRELMTKDATIREIHHRVKNNLQTVAALLRLQSRRMDSEAGRSALDEAVRRVGSIAIVHETLSQTLDEQVAFDEIADRVLAMVMELSQDGRVATRRSGSFGILSAEVATPLAMVLTELLQNALEHAFGPKASGSLEVSALRGRAPATGMGWSDTWNGGAKPEEYLLITVQDDGKGMPEGFDPQQAGNLGLQIVRTLATNELGGTFDMVAAPGGGTKVVLEIPVR, encoded by the coding sequence GTGCCCTCGTTGAACGAACTCGTCCGCCGCCACACCACCCTGACCGGTGCCGATGTGGAGTGGCTCCACATGCTGGTCTCGGAGTGGCAGCTGCTCTCCGACCTCTCCTTCGCCGACCTGGTGCTGTGGATCCCCACCTGGGACGGGATCCGGTACGTCTCGGTCGCCCAGATGCGCCCGAACACCGGGCCGACCTCCTACCAGGACGACATGGTCGGCCACCTCGTCCCGCGCGGCCGCCGTCCGCTGCTGGACGCCGCCTTCGACGAGGGCCGGATCGTCCGGGAGGGTGACCCGGAGTGGCGCGAGGAGGTGCCGGTGCGGGTCGAGTCGATCCCCGTCCGGCGCGAGGGCCGGGTGCTCGGCGTGATCGCCCGCAACACCAACCTGCTCACCGTGCGCACGCCGAGCCGGCTGGAGCTCACCTACCTGCAGAGTGCCTCCGACCTGGCCCAGATGATTGCTGCAGGATCGTTTCCCTACCACGGCGTCGAGCAGACCGACATGGACGCCGCGCCCCGGGTCGGCGACGGGCTGATCCGCCTGGACGCGGACGGCATCGTGACCTACGCCAGCCCCAACGCGCTCTCCGCCTACCACCGGTTGGGGCTCACCACGGACCTGGTGGGCAGTCATCTCGGCCGTACCACCGCCGAGTTGGCGCCGCCGTCACGCGGGGCTGTGCACGAGGCGCTGGTCAAGCTGGCCAGCGGCTGGGCCCCCCGGCAGACCGAGGTGGAGGCCCAGGGGGGAGTGGTGACCCTGCGGGCGATCCCGCTCAAGCCCAAGGGCGTGCTCACCGGTTCGCTGGTGCTGGCCCGCGACGTCACCGAGCTGCGCCGGCGTGACCGCGAGCTGATGACCAAGGACGCCACCATCCGGGAGATCCACCACCGGGTGAAGAACAATCTTCAGACCGTGGCCGCACTGTTGCGCCTGCAGTCCCGCCGGATGGACTCGGAGGCCGGCCGGTCCGCGCTGGACGAGGCGGTACGCCGGGTCGGCTCGATCGCCATCGTGCACGAGACGCTCTCGCAGACGCTGGACGAGCAGGTCGCCTTCGACGAGATCGCCGACCGGGTGCTCGCGATGGTGATGGAGCTGTCCCAGGACGGCCGGGTGGCCACCAGGCGCTCCGGCAGCTTCGGCATCCTCTCGGCCGAGGTGGCCACCCCGCTGGCGATGGTGCTCACCGAGCTGCTGCAGAACGCGCTGGAGCACGCCTTCGGCCCGAAGGCCTCGGGAAGCCTGGAGGTCAGCGCACTGCGCGGTCGGGCGCCGGCCACCGGTATGGGCTGGTCGGACACTTGGAACGGCGGCGCCAAGCCGGAGGAGTACCTGCTGATCACCGTGCAGGACGACGGCAAGGGCATGCCGGAGGGCTTCGACCCGCAGCAGGCGGGGAACCTCGGGCTGCAGATCGTCAGGACGCTGGCCACCAATGAGCTGGGCGGCACCTTCGACATGGTCGCGGCACCCGGCGGCGGCACGAAGGTGGTCCTGGAGATCCCGGTGCGATAG
- a CDS encoding WhiB family transcriptional regulator produces the protein MDWRHRAVCREEDPELFFPIGNTGPALLQIEEAKAVCRRCPVMEQCLQWALETGQDAGVWGGMSEDERRAMKRRAARNRARTA, from the coding sequence ATGGACTGGCGCCACCGCGCTGTCTGCCGCGAAGAGGACCCGGAGCTGTTCTTCCCGATCGGGAACACCGGTCCTGCTCTGCTGCAGATCGAGGAAGCCAAGGCCGTGTGCCGCCGCTGTCCCGTCATGGAGCAGTGCCTGCAGTGGGCGCTCGAGACCGGCCAGGACGCCGGCGTCTGGGGCGGTATGAGCGAGGACGAGCGTCGTGCGATGAAGCGCCGCGCTGCCCGCAACCGCGCCCGCACCGCCTGA
- a CDS encoding diacylglycerol/lipid kinase family protein — MRALLVVNPKATTTSGRTRDVLTHALRSDLKMEVAHTEYRGHARDLARQAASEGAVDLVVALGGDGTVNEVVNGLLAHGPSERVPRLAVVPGGSTNVFARALGLPNDPVEATGALLDALEHGRERAIGLGKAMSEGLPDRWFTFTAGLGFDAGVVGRVEEQRRAGRRSTHALYINQALRHYVTEREHRKNGPISLQINGHEAVPGLVMAIASNTSPWTFLGNRPVLPSPAASFDTDLDVFGITRMTAFGTARTVRQILRSHTPANGGKEPLGPSGKHVVSYHDVRHFTLVSQEPAPFQVDGDHLGDRSRVSFTGVRRALRVIV; from the coding sequence ATGCGCGCTCTCCTGGTCGTGAACCCGAAGGCGACCACCACCAGTGGACGCACCCGCGACGTGCTCACCCACGCCCTGCGCAGCGATCTCAAGATGGAGGTCGCACACACCGAGTACCGCGGCCATGCGCGTGATCTGGCCCGCCAGGCGGCCTCCGAGGGCGCTGTGGACCTGGTGGTGGCCCTGGGCGGCGACGGCACCGTGAACGAGGTCGTCAACGGCCTGCTGGCCCACGGCCCCTCCGAGCGGGTCCCCCGGTTGGCGGTCGTCCCCGGTGGCAGTACCAATGTCTTCGCCCGCGCGCTCGGCCTGCCGAACGACCCGGTGGAGGCGACGGGCGCCCTGCTCGACGCGCTGGAGCACGGGCGCGAGCGGGCCATCGGCCTGGGCAAGGCGATGTCCGAGGGGCTGCCGGACCGCTGGTTCACGTTCACCGCGGGCCTGGGCTTCGACGCCGGCGTGGTGGGCCGGGTCGAGGAGCAGCGCAGAGCCGGCCGGAGATCCACCCACGCGCTCTACATCAACCAGGCACTCCGCCACTACGTCACTGAGCGTGAACATCGCAAGAACGGCCCGATCTCCCTGCAGATCAACGGGCACGAGGCCGTGCCGGGCCTGGTGATGGCCATAGCGTCCAACACCTCACCGTGGACCTTCCTGGGCAACCGCCCGGTCCTTCCTTCGCCCGCCGCCTCCTTCGACACGGACCTCGACGTCTTCGGCATCACTCGAATGACCGCGTTCGGCACGGCTCGAACGGTCCGTCAGATTCTGCGCTCGCACACGCCTGCGAATGGCGGCAAGGAGCCCCTCGGGCCGAGCGGCAAGCATGTCGTCTCCTACCACGACGTCAGACACTTCACCTTGGTTTCACAGGAACCGGCCCCGTTTCAGGTCGACGGGGACCACCTTGGAGACAGGAGTCGCGTCAGTTTCACAGGCGTTCGGCGGGCACTGCGTGTGATTGTGTGA
- a CDS encoding RNA polymerase sigma factor SigF, with protein sequence MSDLDRTGAAGSPAATADVAVPPQASAAAPYDARTAVDDVHPKDAHRMSQPTDPTPEQEQEQPAEEVPTDEDLQAAAEVVRGAVPAQAHRSGAPDREAARALFVRLSALPEGSPERVELRNQLVRMHIPLVEHLARRFRNRGEPLDDLTQVATIGLIKSVDRFDHERGVEFSTYATPTIVGEIKRHFRDKGWAVRVPRRLQELRLSLTTATSELSQRHGRSPTVHELAEHLGISEEDVLEGLESANAYSTLSLDVPDSDDESPAVADTLGATDEALEGVEYRESLKPLLAQLPPREQKILVLRFFRNMTQSQIAAEVGISQMHVSRLLARTLAQLREKLLVEE encoded by the coding sequence GTGAGTGATCTGGACCGCACAGGTGCAGCCGGGAGCCCGGCCGCCACCGCCGACGTGGCCGTGCCGCCCCAGGCGAGCGCCGCCGCCCCGTACGACGCCCGAACCGCCGTAGACGACGTGCACCCGAAGGACGCCCATCGGATGAGCCAGCCGACCGATCCGACGCCGGAGCAGGAGCAGGAGCAACCGGCCGAGGAGGTGCCGACCGACGAGGACCTGCAGGCCGCCGCCGAGGTGGTCCGCGGTGCGGTCCCCGCACAGGCCCACCGCTCCGGTGCGCCGGACCGGGAGGCCGCGCGGGCGCTGTTCGTCCGGCTGTCGGCGCTCCCTGAGGGATCGCCCGAGCGGGTCGAGCTGCGCAACCAGCTGGTCCGGATGCACATCCCGCTGGTCGAGCACCTGGCCAGGCGGTTCCGCAACCGCGGCGAGCCGCTGGACGACCTGACCCAGGTCGCCACCATCGGCCTGATCAAGTCGGTGGACCGCTTCGACCACGAGCGCGGGGTGGAGTTCTCCACGTACGCCACCCCGACCATCGTCGGCGAGATCAAGCGGCACTTCCGGGACAAGGGCTGGGCGGTCCGGGTCCCGAGACGGCTGCAGGAGCTCCGGCTCTCGCTGACCACGGCGACCAGCGAACTCTCCCAGCGGCACGGACGCTCGCCCACGGTGCACGAGCTGGCGGAGCACCTCGGGATCTCCGAGGAGGACGTGCTGGAGGGCCTGGAGTCCGCCAACGCGTACAGCACGCTCTCGCTGGACGTACCGGACAGCGACGACGAGTCGCCCGCGGTGGCGGACACCCTGGGGGCGACGGACGAGGCCCTGGAGGGCGTCGAGTACCGCGAGTCGCTCAAGCCTCTGCTGGCTCAGCTGCCCCCGCGGGAGCAGAAGATCCTGGTGCTGCGGTTCTTCAGGAACATGACGCAGTCTCAGATCGCGGCCGAGGTGGGCATCTCACAGATGCACGTGTCCCGACTGCTGGCCCGCACCCTGGCGCAGCTGCGGGAGAAGCTCCTCGTCGAGGAGTGA
- a CDS encoding anti-sigma regulatory factor, which translates to MSQIDGEPGVKDFVEVRLPAAGAYLSVLRTATAGLAARLDFTLDEIEDLRIAVDEACAILLQQAVPGSVLSCEFRLVGDSLRVTVSAPTTDGRAPERDTFAWTVLSALAGEVESSVGADNTVSISLHKKRGGAPAQL; encoded by the coding sequence GTGTCCCAGATCGACGGCGAGCCCGGAGTGAAGGACTTCGTAGAGGTCCGGCTGCCCGCGGCCGGGGCGTACCTCTCGGTGCTGCGAACGGCCACGGCCGGCCTCGCGGCCCGGCTGGACTTCACTCTCGACGAGATCGAGGATCTCCGGATCGCGGTGGACGAAGCCTGCGCCATCCTGCTTCAGCAGGCGGTGCCGGGTTCCGTTCTGAGCTGCGAGTTCCGGCTGGTCGGGGACTCGCTCAGAGTCACCGTCTCGGCACCGACCACCGACGGCCGGGCCCCCGAGCGGGACACCTTCGCCTGGACGGTGCTCTCCGCACTGGCCGGCGAGGTGGAGTCCTCGGTCGGCGCGGACAACACGGTGAGCATCAGCCTGCACAAGAAGCGCGGCGGAGCACCTGCCCAGCTGTGA
- a CDS encoding GNAT family N-acetyltransferase, with amino-acid sequence MIRTAEITDVPVIHSMIRELAEYEKALHEAQATEEQLREALFGDDPAVFGLIAEDDASGEPVGFALWFRNFSTWRGTHGIYLEDLYVRPSERGGGHGKALLTELARICVERGYSRLEWSVLDWNEPSIGFYRSLDAVPMDDWTVFRLTGEALDALGAGQ; translated from the coding sequence ATGATCCGCACCGCCGAAATCACCGACGTCCCCGTCATCCACTCGATGATCCGCGAGCTCGCGGAGTACGAGAAGGCCCTGCACGAGGCCCAGGCCACCGAGGAGCAGCTGCGCGAGGCGCTGTTCGGGGACGACCCGGCCGTCTTCGGCCTGATCGCCGAGGACGACGCGAGCGGCGAGCCGGTGGGCTTCGCGCTCTGGTTCCGCAACTTCTCGACCTGGCGCGGCACCCACGGCATCTACCTGGAGGACCTCTACGTCCGGCCGAGCGAGCGCGGTGGCGGCCACGGCAAGGCCCTGCTGACGGAGCTGGCCCGGATCTGCGTGGAGCGCGGGTACTCGCGGCTGGAGTGGTCGGTGCTCGACTGGAACGAGCCGTCCATCGGCTTCTACAGGTCGCTGGACGCGGTCCCGATGGACGACTGGACGGTCTTCCGGCTCACCGGCGAGGCACTCGACGCGCTCGGCGCGGGGCAGTAG
- a CDS encoding nuclear transport factor 2 family protein, translated as MSSMAAPTAFDTEALRRGIEGPDASALLTLYSDDAEIRMVDHQTQPSHPKVMHGRSAISEMLSDVYGREMTHKLESVLVDGDHVAFMESCEYPDGTRVLVTSVADLRDGRIVDQTSVQAWDE; from the coding sequence ATGAGCAGCATGGCGGCACCCACCGCCTTCGACACCGAGGCCCTGCGCCGGGGCATCGAGGGGCCCGACGCCTCGGCCCTGCTGACCCTGTACTCGGACGACGCCGAGATCCGCATGGTGGACCACCAGACCCAGCCCAGCCACCCCAAGGTGATGCACGGGCGCTCCGCGATCTCCGAGATGCTGAGCGACGTGTACGGCCGGGAAATGACGCACAAGCTGGAGAGCGTGCTGGTCGACGGCGATCACGTGGCGTTCATGGAGTCCTGCGAGTACCCCGACGGCACCCGGGTGCTGGTCACCTCGGTGGCGGACCTCCGGGACGGCCGGATCGTCGACCAGACCTCCGTCCAGGCCTGGGACGAGTAG
- a CDS encoding DUF4279 domain-containing protein: MSAFQMYVRVVSSSLQPSDITARLNAEPDESSAIGSRRRPELPPRGHTSWIRRAVAPEAGARPEDLEPSVLAWGTEFAAALGALAESGAADVSLVIVQRIQDPDGTAEKGIFLGAELIRWLATAGASLDVDQYVLHECEQSQD; encoded by the coding sequence GTGAGCGCGTTCCAGATGTACGTCCGGGTCGTCAGCTCCTCGCTCCAGCCGTCGGACATCACCGCGCGGCTGAACGCGGAGCCTGACGAGTCGTCGGCGATCGGCAGCCGCCGCCGTCCCGAGCTTCCTCCGCGCGGTCACACCAGCTGGATCCGACGCGCCGTCGCTCCCGAGGCCGGTGCCAGGCCGGAGGATCTCGAACCGTCCGTCCTGGCCTGGGGTACGGAGTTCGCCGCCGCGCTGGGCGCCCTCGCCGAGAGCGGGGCGGCCGACGTCTCGCTGGTGATCGTCCAGCGGATCCAGGACCCGGACGGTACCGCGGAGAAGGGCATCTTTCTCGGCGCGGAGCTGATCAGGTGGCTGGCCACGGCCGGAGCGTCGCTCGACGTGGACCAGTACGTGCTCCACGAGTGCGAGCAGTCGCAGGACTGA